One part of the Vitis riparia cultivar Riparia Gloire de Montpellier isolate 1030 chromosome 15, EGFV_Vit.rip_1.0, whole genome shotgun sequence genome encodes these proteins:
- the LOC117932500 gene encoding E3 ubiquitin-protein ligase PUB23-like, protein MLSPMFPQPNPSTTAMDFPVDFRCPISMELMQDPVTISTGVTYERKNIEKWLFSYNNKTCPTTMQRINGFDIIPNHTLKRLILAWQNEEAARSCDSRPVRSLKHDELVSLLATMESTPFKVNSLKKLRAIVGLGHEVKDDFMRCGGVEVLVQIIAQILVESSDFVAFTACEEALGVLHQYLYLSEDDEKTIQLLSKHESIKSLAIMLQRGSGEARFYAVTIFQKLAQADYNWKKFVIQDQGFEFFRSLLELVSDDQICTKASASALELLIEILGSSKKSRLKAIEAGAVCILIELLPDSNRSKCEKMLLLLKLLCECAEGRLALVEHGLGIAAISKKLLHVSSAATKITVKILWLICSYHPSERVLEEMLILGSVKKLLVLLHIGNRSSTKEKVVKIFKLHRNSWRQYPCFPWELKDYSGLTNQSC, encoded by the coding sequence ATGCTATCCCCCATGTTTCCCCAACCCAACCCCTCTACAACGGCAATGGATTTTCCTGTGGATTTCAGATGCCCCATTTCCATGGAGCTCATGCAAGACCCTGTCACCATATCCACCGGCGTCACCTATGAGCGAAAGAATATCGAAAAATGGCTCTTCTCTTACAACAACAAGACATGCCCAACAACCATGCAGCGCATCAACGGTTTTGATATCATCCCTAATCACACCCTCAAGAGGCTCATCCTCGCATGGCAGAATGAGGAAGCCGCTCGGTCATGTGATTCACGGCCGGTGCGGTCCCTCAAGCACGATGAATTGGTGTCGCTGCTTGCCACCATGGAGTCCACTCCGTTCAAGGTTAATTCTCTCAAGAAACTTCGAGCTATTGTTGGATTAGGCCATGAGGTGAAGGATGATTTCATGAGGTGCGGTGGGGTTGAAGTTCTTGTTCAAATCATTGCCCAAATCCTTGTTGAGTCCTCAGATTTTGTGGCTTTTACAGCTTGTGAGGAGGCTCTGGGGGTTCTGCACCAGTACCTCTATTTATCtgaagatgatgagaaaacTATTCAGCTTTTGTCCAAGCATGAATCCATCAAGTCCCTGGCCATCATGCTTCAGAGAGGAAGCGGTGAAGCCCGGTTTTACGCGGTCACAATCTTCCAAAAGTTGGCACAAGCTGATTATAATTGGAAGAAATTTGTTATACAAGATCAGGGGTTTGAGTTCTTTAGATCTTTGTTAGAACTGGTGTCTGACGACCAAATCTGCACCAAGGCAAGCGCAAGCGCCTTGGAGCTTCTCATAGAAATTTTGGGATCATCCAAGAAAAGTCGGTTAAAAGCCATTGAAGCTGGCGCAGTCTGCATCCTCATTGAGCTTCTCCCAGACTCCAACCGGTCCAAATGTGAAAAAATGCTTCTGCTTCTGAAATTACTATGTGAGTGTGCAGAAGGGAGACTAGCCTTGGTGGAACATGGATTAGGGATAGCTGCCATATCCAAGAAACTACTACATGTCTCAAGCGCCGCCACCAAGATCACCGTGAAGATCTTATGGCTCATCTGTAGTTATCATCCCAGCGAAAGGGTCCTGGAAGAAATGCTGATTTTAGGATCAGTGAAGAAGCTTTTGGTATTGTTGCATATCGGTAATCGATCATCTACAAAGGAGAAGGTGGTGAAGATCTTCAAGTTGCATCGAAATTCATGGAGGCAGTACCCTTGTTTCCCTTGGGAGTTGAAGGATTATTCGGGATTAACGAATCAATCTTGCTAA